Proteins encoded in a region of the Desulfobacterales bacterium genome:
- a CDS encoding SDR family oxidoreductase: MELRGCAAIVTGGSGGLGQRICRALALSGVNVVVNYAQSKDKAEAVAMEISQLGAGIFPRGSSIAYAVSKAGLNHLTKCMAVALAPQITVNCVAPGLILGTRMTANRPPDYVATAHELNVLHRPVSKDDIDEQVMLFCRSDSVTGQTLLMDCGRF; this comes from the coding sequence ATGGAACTCAGGGGTTGCGCGGCAATAGTGACGGGAGGAAGCGGGGGCTTGGGACAGCGCATCTGCCGGGCACTTGCCCTAAGCGGCGTGAACGTGGTTGTGAACTACGCACAATCGAAGGACAAGGCCGAAGCCGTGGCAATGGAAATTTCGCAGCTGGGCGCGGGCATATTCCCCAGGGGCAGCAGCATCGCTTATGCGGTCTCCAAAGCGGGACTGAATCACCTCACCAAGTGTATGGCAGTCGCTTTGGCGCCGCAGATCACTGTCAACTGTGTCGCCCCTGGTCTCATACTCGGCACGCGCATGACCGCCAACCGGCCACCCGACTACGTGGCTACCGCCCACGAACTGAACGTGCTGCATCGTCCGGTAAGCAAGGACGACATTGACGAACAGGTGATGCTCTTCTGCCGCAGCGACAGCGTCACCGGCCAGACGCTCCTGATGGACTGCGGCCGATTTTAA